One part of the Sphingobium yanoikuyae genome encodes these proteins:
- the hemB gene encoding porphobilinogen synthase: MTIASYPALRMRRTRATAWSRAMHAENRLSPSDFIWPLFVTEGDGVEEPIAALPGVSRWSVDLMVARAKEARDAGIPCLALFPNTQADRRSDDGVEALNPDNLMCRAIRAIKDAVPDIGVLTDVALDPYTAHGQDGLLDETGYVINDATIDMLIGQSLNQAAAGADIIAPSDMMDGRIGAIREALEETGHANVQIMAYAAKYASAFYGPFRDAVGSRGLLKGDKKNYQMDPANGEEALREVALDLAEGADSVMVKPGLPYLDIVARVRDRFSVPVFAYQVSGEYAMIEHGAAAGSGDRDALILETLMAFKRAGCSGVLTYHALHAARLLNG; this comes from the coding sequence ATGACTATTGCCTCCTATCCGGCGCTGCGCATGCGCCGTACCCGTGCCACCGCCTGGAGCCGGGCGATGCATGCCGAAAACCGCCTGTCGCCCAGCGATTTCATCTGGCCCCTGTTCGTGACCGAAGGGGACGGCGTCGAGGAGCCGATCGCGGCGCTGCCCGGCGTGTCGCGCTGGTCGGTCGACCTGATGGTGGCGCGGGCGAAGGAAGCGCGCGACGCCGGCATTCCTTGCCTTGCCTTGTTCCCCAATACCCAGGCCGATCGCCGCAGCGACGATGGCGTCGAGGCGCTGAATCCCGATAATCTGATGTGCCGGGCGATCCGCGCGATCAAGGATGCCGTTCCTGACATCGGCGTGCTGACCGACGTGGCGCTCGACCCCTATACCGCCCATGGCCAGGACGGGCTGCTCGACGAAACCGGCTATGTGATCAATGACGCGACGATCGACATGCTGATCGGCCAGTCGCTCAACCAGGCAGCGGCGGGTGCCGACATCATCGCGCCGAGCGACATGATGGACGGTCGGATCGGCGCGATCCGCGAGGCGCTGGAGGAAACCGGCCACGCCAATGTGCAGATCATGGCCTATGCCGCCAAATATGCCAGCGCCTTCTATGGCCCGTTCCGCGACGCGGTGGGATCGCGCGGGCTGCTGAAGGGCGACAAGAAAAATTACCAGATGGACCCGGCCAATGGCGAGGAGGCGCTGCGCGAGGTGGCGCTCGACCTGGCCGAGGGCGCGGACAGCGTCATGGTGAAGCCCGGCCTGCCCTATCTGGATATCGTCGCGCGCGTGCGGGATCGTTTCTCCGTCCCGGTCTTCGCCTATCAGGTGTCGGGCGAATATGCGATGATCGAACATGGCGCCGCCGCCGGGTCGGGGGACCGCGATGCGCTGATCCTGGAAACGCTGATGGCGTTCAAGCGGGCGGGCTGTTCGGGCGTGCTGACCTATCATGCGCTGCACGCGGCGCGGCTGCTGAACGGCTGA
- a CDS encoding gamma carbonic anhydrase family protein, with the protein MTDHPADHPDVSIIPLNGKVPLIHPSAFIAPGCRIIGDVEIGADASIWYNCVIRGDVNHIRIGARTNIQDGTVVHCDSPGDGRPGYPAEGYPTIIGEDVLIGHMAMVHGCVLEDRAFVGLGAIVMSGCTVESDAMLAAGALLSPGKTVLHRQLWAGRPAKYMRDLTDEAIITMREGVDHYVHNGKAHKGAVRQMG; encoded by the coding sequence ATGACCGATCATCCCGCCGACCATCCTGATGTTTCGATCATCCCGCTGAACGGCAAGGTGCCGCTGATCCATCCCAGTGCCTTCATCGCGCCGGGATGCCGGATCATCGGCGATGTCGAGATCGGCGCGGATGCCAGCATCTGGTATAATTGCGTGATCCGGGGCGATGTGAACCATATCCGCATCGGCGCGCGCACCAACATCCAGGACGGAACGGTCGTCCATTGCGACAGCCCCGGCGACGGCCGGCCGGGCTATCCGGCAGAGGGCTATCCCACCATCATCGGCGAGGATGTGCTGATCGGCCATATGGCGATGGTCCATGGCTGCGTGCTGGAGGACCGCGCGTTCGTGGGGCTGGGCGCGATCGTGATGAGCGGCTGCACGGTGGAGAGCGACGCGATGCTGGCGGCCGGCGCGCTGCTCTCGCCCGGCAAGACGGTACTGCACCGGCAGCTCTGGGCCGGGCGCCCGGCCAAATATATGCGCGACCTGACCGACGAGGCGATCATCACCATGCGCGAGGGCGTCGACCATTATGTCCATAATGGCAAGGCGCATAAGGGCGCGGTGCGCCAGATGGGGTGA
- a CDS encoding pilus assembly protein TadG-related protein yields the protein MKFRNLFLSHDGSVSVVAALSLIGVIGMAGLAVDLNRGYERRIATQRVADMAALAAAVAYKADGSQAILRPTAVDLVTAHGITDATIDVALLADTPEAGAKAVRVELTTPLSLSLSRILGAAATMPVKVSAMARLAGSASATPCILGLASSGNAVETQGGATINATDCSVVGAGSVNNGGSGITAKEIVSGAADIINNYGTLSADLLRYAGSFSNPSWNGNVPAADKRINQSTAISDPLANSMDLATARQLLGTFRTPRTIANPVTPACADIWTFGNSPSAGAAPFRQGNSAKFTVPAGNYCLSRITIDGGITVTFQSGSTVTVANGVSVGGGSTVNFGDNVWRINGGFNSGSSGVTFGNGEVSIGAGTVSFAGTNRIGTGPVSIAANITLSGGTSLAVGAGSHGFKGISVGGGSWMTLGDGDLDVTGQIRIDGDSTLIAGTGNYTLANAGGDAITLSGSGRFFMGDGLFSANGNIVTAGGSRLVFGKTANHLINGNLSIAGSVLFGAGRYTVSGGLTNGTGGTTWPYTSPITNQSWGQTLEGVSVSGYDMAGVNVSFILGGTINLAGGAKTKLIAPTSTVEGAGIADILVDSLTSQATNWGAGSQNVFSGVVHLPNSAVTMSGGNNSLSAGQCFTLIAYRVTASGGANAGTACKSISDLVGGSGGDVELVA from the coding sequence ATGAAATTCCGCAATTTATTTCTGAGCCATGACGGTAGTGTCAGTGTCGTCGCTGCCCTGTCGCTGATCGGCGTCATCGGCATGGCGGGGCTCGCTGTCGATCTCAACCGCGGCTATGAGCGGCGGATCGCGACGCAGCGCGTTGCCGACATGGCGGCGCTGGCCGCAGCCGTCGCCTACAAGGCGGACGGATCGCAGGCGATATTGCGGCCCACCGCAGTCGACCTGGTCACCGCCCATGGCATCACCGATGCGACGATCGACGTGGCGCTGCTGGCCGACACGCCCGAAGCCGGCGCCAAGGCGGTGCGCGTGGAACTGACGACGCCGCTGTCGCTCAGCCTCAGCCGCATATTGGGCGCTGCGGCGACCATGCCCGTAAAGGTCAGCGCGATGGCGCGCTTGGCCGGCAGCGCGTCGGCCACGCCCTGCATCCTCGGCCTCGCCTCGTCTGGCAATGCGGTCGAGACGCAGGGCGGCGCGACGATCAACGCGACCGACTGTTCGGTGGTCGGCGCCGGATCGGTCAACAATGGCGGATCGGGCATCACGGCCAAGGAAATCGTCTCGGGGGCGGCCGACATCATCAACAATTACGGCACATTGTCGGCCGATCTGCTCCGCTATGCGGGCAGCTTTTCCAATCCCAGCTGGAACGGCAATGTCCCGGCGGCGGACAAGCGGATCAACCAGTCGACCGCGATCAGCGACCCGCTCGCCAATTCGATGGACCTCGCCACCGCGCGGCAATTGCTCGGCACCTTCCGCACGCCACGGACCATCGCCAATCCGGTGACGCCGGCCTGCGCCGACATATGGACTTTCGGCAATTCGCCCTCGGCCGGTGCGGCCCCCTTCCGTCAGGGCAACAGCGCCAAATTCACCGTTCCCGCCGGCAATTACTGCCTGTCGCGGATCACGATCGACGGTGGCATCACCGTCACCTTCCAGTCCGGCTCCACCGTCACCGTCGCCAATGGCGTGTCGGTTGGCGGCGGTTCGACTGTCAATTTCGGTGACAATGTCTGGCGGATCAATGGCGGCTTCAACAGTGGATCGAGCGGCGTCACCTTCGGCAATGGCGAAGTGTCGATCGGCGCCGGCACGGTCAGCTTTGCGGGCACCAACCGGATCGGCACCGGCCCTGTCTCGATCGCCGCCAACATCACGCTGTCGGGCGGCACGTCCCTGGCGGTGGGCGCGGGCAGTCACGGCTTCAAGGGGATCAGCGTCGGCGGCGGCAGCTGGATGACGCTGGGCGATGGCGATCTGGACGTTACCGGCCAGATCAGGATCGATGGGGATTCCACCCTGATCGCGGGCACCGGCAACTACACTCTGGCCAATGCCGGCGGCGACGCGATCACGCTGAGCGGCAGCGGCCGTTTCTTCATGGGCGACGGGCTGTTCAGCGCCAATGGCAATATCGTGACCGCCGGCGGCAGCCGCCTGGTCTTCGGCAAGACCGCCAATCACCTGATCAACGGCAATCTGTCGATCGCCGGATCGGTGCTGTTCGGCGCCGGGCGCTACACGGTGAGCGGCGGCCTGACCAACGGCACCGGCGGCACCACCTGGCCCTATACCTCGCCGATCACCAACCAGAGCTGGGGCCAGACGCTGGAGGGCGTGTCGGTATCCGGCTATGACATGGCCGGCGTCAATGTCAGCTTCATCCTGGGCGGCACCATCAACCTGGCCGGTGGCGCCAAGACCAAGCTGATCGCTCCGACCAGCACCGTCGAAGGCGCCGGCATCGCCGACATATTGGTCGACAGCCTGACATCGCAGGCGACCAACTGGGGCGCAGGGTCGCAGAATGTCTTTTCCGGCGTCGTCCATCTGCCCAATTCGGCCGTGACCATGTCGGGCGGCAACAACAGCCTGTCAGCGGGCCAATGCTTCACCCTGATCGCCTATCGCGTGACGGCAAGCGGCGGCGCCAATGCCGGCACCGCCTGCAAGTCGATCAGCGATCTGGTCGGCGGCAGCGGCGGCGATGTGGAGCTGGTGGCATGA
- a CDS encoding TadE/TadG family type IV pilus assembly protein, protein MIGGWRTLRRSERGVATVEFALWLTLFFTISLVAIDIAQFTIQRGRLAEAVSGASLSAFKTRDAVQFQSIPAYVQAMAAAPGQSPIEVTVGCNGGTGNCTNSSRVCACLSQTGSFIPTNSCGQSCGSGASANSRSGYYLDIVASYKFNPQFVPASLAEKAVITQKTTVRLQ, encoded by the coding sequence ATGATCGGCGGCTGGCGAACGCTGCGCCGCTCGGAACGGGGCGTCGCCACCGTCGAGTTCGCGCTGTGGCTGACCCTGTTCTTCACGATCAGCCTGGTCGCGATCGACATCGCCCAGTTCACCATCCAGCGCGGGCGGCTGGCCGAAGCGGTCAGCGGTGCATCGCTGTCGGCCTTCAAGACACGCGATGCGGTGCAGTTCCAGTCCATTCCCGCCTATGTTCAGGCGATGGCGGCGGCGCCGGGGCAAAGCCCGATCGAGGTCACCGTCGGCTGCAATGGCGGGACGGGCAATTGCACGAACAGTTCCCGCGTCTGCGCCTGTCTCAGCCAGACGGGCAGCTTCATTCCGACCAACAGTTGCGGCCAGAGCTGTGGCAGCGGCGCAAGCGCGAACAGCCGGTCGGGCTATTATCTCGACATCGTCGCGAGCTACAAGTTCAACCCGCAATTCGTCCCGGCCTCGCTCGCGGAAAAGGCGGTCATCACCCAGAAGACGACGGTGCGCCTGCAATGA
- a CDS encoding TadE/TadG family type IV pilus assembly protein, protein MTRSLNPIRSNQMGAVAIEFALLAPVFFACLFGVIELGRLAWTKQALREAAYSTARCHMVNDSACGTTQQQISYAVARAKANGIVIAAANVSIQDNVACRGAGQASMVEINKPFSSPISQLVPLPTTVSAKSCLPGLAG, encoded by the coding sequence ATGACCCGATCGCTGAACCCTATCCGATCGAACCAGATGGGCGCGGTCGCGATCGAATTTGCGCTGCTGGCGCCGGTCTTCTTCGCCTGCCTGTTCGGCGTGATCGAACTGGGGCGGCTGGCCTGGACCAAGCAGGCGCTGCGCGAGGCCGCCTACAGCACGGCACGTTGCCATATGGTCAATGACAGCGCATGCGGCACCACGCAGCAGCAGATCAGCTATGCCGTGGCGCGGGCCAAGGCGAATGGGATCGTCATTGCCGCGGCGAATGTCAGCATACAGGATAATGTGGCGTGTCGCGGTGCCGGTCAGGCCAGCATGGTCGAGATCAACAAGCCATTCAGCTCGCCGATCAGCCAGCTCGTGCCGCTGCCGACGACGGTGTCGGCGAAATCCTGCCTGCCGGGTCTGGCGGGCTGA